In Mycteria americana isolate JAX WOST 10 ecotype Jacksonville Zoo and Gardens chromosome 3, USCA_MyAme_1.0, whole genome shotgun sequence, a single genomic region encodes these proteins:
- the LOC142407327 gene encoding cullin-9-like isoform X8, whose protein sequence is MVNERHNGNLLVHLGPKLQAYPEELLRQRRGHDGQPEYLIQWSIISLEERAVGGSSASSAETKPENILMWMSAEEVCASCPALLGKRKLEGQWVKEEKAASPLAGDVPLDEASLLEMKADVRSLVQRAGRQMAEAGAPESSILNTIHVLSAYASIGSLAGAFKETGALDLLMKMLCHKEKQIRRSAGKMLRALASHDAGSWAYVLLSLSQQDGIEQHMDFDSRYTLLELFAETTSSEEHCMSFEGIHLPQIPGKLLFVLVKRYLCVTSLMDKLSGGVEQGGEQQDCAVPSLLTEERSRVKQEFEFSMAMANLILELVHVMGWDRSCKPELLPQQELRPRTTRSIFQHRATSCTTTQAAPTPPPKEPSIFKTRSAFPSRSSYVEYVQANLVCGMRVRMLEDYEQVSAGDEGDFRQSNDGTPPVQVYWQALGSTYWVHWHMVEIIGPSGQEEHEGQEKVSTLTHSHKLAAVAQPFFCKPFGGLYSLPYLGEQPTKAAEILSRAEWWELLFFVKKLEAQEQKEITCLIQQNWGEQLLEVDEEALIQLSVPVELAQKVLLVLEKRCQGSAQRDLRSSHIYAKYFLGRGAEQDGGGSTVVSSEGASCRSTSPEATTAKAVKEDLSAATVPPRAPAVAVKSDSQLFSELLAREGLFFPEVMEEQIKVLVSSKGVSERGSLAKVAATVDMIQSSSSEVGLRLAGLQHIVKILEEEPEPEQQVGKAQGGLGTRSVGEKLVKVAVELLSTEVAEKALVVVTLRLLAVLMAKYDWRVRFATEGGVRAVLACMQQHGSSALVQQAGLAALKVLVGAVAGEPGGAGGKPLPLNHADAQMMREIFASIGSASSEGSASLLRAIPAAMSTMQRVPGGSSGVQNGLLVVNMLIDSHRGLAEQLASCDLPTVLQSCWWDRQSTGCPHAMLALSVINRLAEHRLPLGLEMAGREAPLDLRDMQTLLGGLGDSILSKDVVVALERQLCGEVPVPSGEVAQLLQDHRCFRLLLRSFELLGAEKAVSLSILRILNKFLDSYQEDVLPWHECVEPCLSSLSAHSGDREVVQEFVGFLHRLATASKDCTVAMCRVGTREALSKALDKHSTAPSLAPALLDLVIDCEKYASLYKKLTTSILAGCIQLVLGQIEEHRRSHQPISIPFFDVFLRNLCQGSSVEVKEDKCWEKVQVSSNPHRASKLTDGNPKTYWESNGSTGSHFITVHMQCGVVVREMSMLVASEDSSYMPARVVVLGGDSPATIRTELNAVTVLPSDSRVILLENMTRFWPVIQIRVKRCQQGGIDTRVRGIEVLGPKPTFWPIFKEQLCRRTFLSCTARAHAWCQEICRDRGRLLQLFGRLNRALQHEQGFADRFLPDDEAARALGRTCWEALVNPLVQSITSPDPHGVSPLAWLLSEYLESAEPSRRATSRGAVFGSRVRRLTQLLVHVDPGSPEPEEARAAGGKEGKNKEVPARAVKAVVEKSSGLWGISQCWRGVVQQQVQRFLEAAGQAPDLVERYCGLYQRLRGATEELFGQQAAFVLALGQGFAGALLQLSFLTTLHVSEQFARYLDGQIQELHGAVGSAGPLQRLQQILEPFIVFSGLELAHTFEHFYRHYLGDRLLAQGPSWLEGAIVDQIGLCFPSRFPQEMLSNLAESEELQQQFYLFQLQEQDKRLLELDMGLDEALGTASVADVPEVKVLALAPRCWPVSPSCYMDEPGRFFSAALSSPLDEFADFCRRSQSQLGWECTKPRRLQWTWLGHAELQFGDCVLHVSTLQMYILLCFNSAEEVAVEALLQATGLPADLVHQALTPLTHGEGVLVWSCMSGAPGALRLNQAALAHASGRHLRLLPRQRYLRAERAELSALERKRNILCCLITRILKVEKQLHIDNLVFRVIDACQKGELSPGLQFLSFCCHSVDVLSCVLHLLNQGYLRRQEERPHVLEYISAEPTTPPASQVQPQVAFQTVEIKTAASPASAERRQTFSTFR, encoded by the exons ATGGTGAACGAGAGGCATAATGGCAACCTGCTTGTGCACCTGGGACCCAAACTGCAGGCCTACCCAGAAGAGCTGCTCCGGCAACGGCGAGGCCACGACGGCCAGCCTGAGTACCTGATCCAGTGGAGCATCATCAGCTTGGAAGAGAGAGCAGTGGGAGGCAGCAGTGCCTCCTCTGCAGAGACCAAGCCGGAGAACATCTTGATGTGGATGTCTGCAGAAGAGGTCTGTGCCAGCTGCCCGGCGCTGCTGGGCAAGAGGAAGCTGGAAGGGCAGTGGGTGAAAGAGGAGAAGGCAGCCAGCCCGTTGGCTGGAGATGTCCCGCTGGATGAAGCCTCACTGCTGGAGATGAAGGCTGATGTCAGGAGCCTGGTGCAGCGAGCTGGCCGGCAGATGGCCGAGGCCGGGGCTCCCGAGTCCTCCATCCTCAACACCATCCATGTGCTGAGTGCGTACGCCAGCATTGGCTCGCTGGCGGGTGCCTTCAAGGAGACGGGAGCCCTCGACTTGCTGATGAAGATGCTGTGCCACAAGGAGAAGCAAATCCGCCGCAGTGCTGGCAAGATGCTGAGGGCCCTGGCTTCGCATGATGCAG GGAGTTGGGCCTATGTCCTGCTGTCCCTGAGCCAGCAGGATGGCATTGAGCAGCACATGGACTTTGACAGTCGCTACACCTTGCTGGAGCTGTTTGCTGAGACAACATCCTCTGAAGAGCACTGCATGTCCTTTGAGGGGATTCACCTTCCCCAG ATCCCCGGGAAGCTGCTGTTCGTCCTGGTGAAGCGCTACCTGTGTGTCACTTCTCTCATGGACAAGCTCAGCGGTGgcgtggagcagggaggggagcagcaggactGCGCTGTGCCCAGCCTGCTCACTGAGGAGAGGAGCCGTGTGAAGCAGGAGTTTGAGTTCAGCATGGCTATGGCAAATCTCATCTTGGAGCTGGTGCATGTGATGGGCTGGGACCGCAGCTgcaagccagagctgctgccccaaCAGGAGCTGCGGCCTCGCACCACCCGCTCCATCTTCCAGCACAGAGCCACGTCCTGCACCACTACTCAAGCAGCCCCCACTCCCCCACCAAAAGAGCCCAGCATCTTCAAGACGCGCTCAGCCTTCCCAAGCCGCAGCAGCTACGTGGAGTATGTGCAGGCGAACCTGGTGTGCGGCATGCGGGTGCGCATGCTGGAGGACTACGAGCAGGTCAGCGCGGGTGACGAGGGTGACTTCCGCCAGAGCAACGACGGCACACCGCCTGTGCAG GTGTACTGGCAAGCCCTGGGCTCTACATACTGGGTTCACTGGCACATGGTGGAGATCATTGGCCCTTCAGGGCAAGAGGAGCATGAGGGCCAGGAGAAGGTGTCCACCCTGACACACAGCCACAAACTGGCAGCAG TTGCGCAGCCGTTTTTCTGCAAGCCCTTTGGGGGGCTGTACTCCCTGCCTTACCTGGGGGAGCAGCCAACCAAGGCTGCAGAGATCCTGAGCCGTGCCGAGTGGTGGGAGCTGCTCTTCTTTGTGAAGAAGCTGGAAGCGCAGGAGCAGAAAGAGATCACCTGTCTCATCCAGCAGAACTGGGGAGAGCAG CTGTTGGAGGTGGATGAAGAAGCCCTGATCCAGCTGTCGGTACCTGTGGAGCTGGCCCAGAAGGTGCTGCTGGTCTTGGAGAAGCGGTGCCAGGGCAGCGCTCAGCGTGACCTGCGCAGCTCCCACATCTACGCCAAATACTTCCTCGGTAGAGGGGCCGAGCAGGATGGCGGAGGGAGCACCGTGGTGTCCTCGGAGGGCGCCAGCTGCAGGAGCACTAGCCCTGAAGCCACGACGGCCAAGGCAGTGAAGGAAGACCTTTCCGCAGCCACAGTGCCACCCCGAGCCCCCGCTGTGGCGGTGAAGTCGGATTCCCAGCTGTTCAGTGAGCTCCTTGCGAGGGAAGGGCTGTTCTTCCcggaggtgatggaggagcagATCAAAG TGTTGGTCAGCTCCAAGGGGGTGAGCGAGAGGGGCTCGCTGGCCAAGGTTGCAGCCACGGTGGATATGatccagagcagcagctcagaggtggGGCTGCGCTTAGCTGGGCTCCAGCACATCGTGAAGATCCTGGAGGAGGAGCCTGAGCCCGAGCAGCAAGTCGGCAAAGCCCAGGGCGGGCTGGGGACCAGGAGTGTTGG GgagaagctggtgaaggtggCAGTGGAGCTGCTGAGCACTGAGGTGGCAGAgaaggccctggtggtggtgacGCTGCGGCTGCTGGCTGTGCTCATGGCGAAGTACGACTGGCGTGTGCGGTTTGCCACGGAGGGCGGTGTGCGGGCTGTGCTGGCCTGCATGCAGCAGCATGGCTCCTCCGCCCTGGTGCAGCAGGCTGGCCTGGCG GCCCTGAAGGTACTGGTGGGAGCTGTGGCCGGCGAGCCAGGAGGTGCCGGCGGGAAGCCCTTGCCCCTGAACCACGCCGACGCGCAGATGATGCGGGAGATCTTTGCCAGCATTGGCTCTGCCTCCAGCGAGGGCTCGGCAAGCCTGCTGCGTGCCATCCCTGCTGCCATGAGCACCATGCAGCGGGTCCCAGG GGGCTCCTCAGGGGTGCAGAACGGCTTGCTGGTGGTGAACATGCTGATCGACAGCCACCGTGGCCTGGCGGAGCAGCTGGCAAGCTGCGATCTCCCCAcggtgctgcagagctgctggtgggacaGGCAGAGCACTGGCTGCCCTCACGCGATGCTGGCCCTCAGCGTGATCAACCGCCTTGCGGAGCACCGGCTGCCCCTGGGCCTGGAGATGGCAG GCAGAGAGGCCCCACTGGACCTGAGGGACATGCAGACGCTTCTGGGTGGCCTGGGGGACAGCATCTTGTCCAAGGACGTGGTGGTGGCCCTAGAGCGGCAGCTCTGTGGTGAAGTCCCCGTCCCCTCTGGCGAGgtggcccagctgctgcaggaccaCAGGTGCTTCAGGCTGCTGCTGCGCAGCTTTGAGCTGCTGGGGGCAGAGAAGGCTGTGAGCCTGAGCATCCTCAG GATCCTGAACAAGTTCCTGGACAGTTACCAGGAGGATGTGCTGCCCTGGCACGAGTGTGTGGAGCCCTGTTTGTCCTCCCTGAGTGCCCACAGCGGTGACCGAGAG GTGGTGCAGGAGTTTGTTGGCTTCCTGCACCGCCTGGCCACCGCCAGCAAGGACTGCACGGTGGCGATGTGCCGTGTGGGCACCCGCGAGGCTCTGTCCAAAGCCCTGGACAAGCACAGCACGGCCCCGTCGCTGGCGCCAGCCCTGCTCGACCTGGTGATTGACTGCGAGAAGTATGCCAGCCTCTACAAGAAGCTGACGACCAGCATCTTGGCTGGCTGCATCCAG CTGGTCCTGGGGCAGATTGAGGAGCACCGCCGGAGCCACCAGCCCATCAGCATCCCCTTCTTTGATGTCTTTCTGCGCAACCTGTGCCAAG GCTCCAGCGTGGAGGTGAAGGAGGACAAGTGTTGGGAGAAGGTGCAGGTCTCCTCCAACCCCCACCGGGCCAGCAAGCTCACGGATGGGAACCCCAAGACGTACTGGGAGTCAAACGGCAGCACTGGCTCCCACTTCATCACTGTCCACATGCAGTGTGGTGTGGTGGTcag GGAGATGAGCATGCTGGTGGCCAGCGAGGACTCCAGCTACATGCCGGCCCGGGTCGTGGTGCTGGGGGGAGACAGCCCGGCCACCATCAGAACCGAGCTTAACGCA GTGACCGTCCTGCCCTCCGACAGCAGAGTGATCCTGCTGGAGAACATGACCCGCTTCTGGCCCGTCATCCAGATCCGGGTGAAGCGGTGCCAGCAG GGCGGCATTGACACACGTGTGCGTGGCATCGAGGTGCTGGGTCCCAAGCCTACGTTCTGGCCCATCTTCAAGGAGCAGCTGTGCCGGCGGACGTTCCTCTCCTGCACTGCTCGGGCTCATGCCTGGTGCCAGGAGATCTGCCGGGACCGGGGGCGACTGCTGCAGCTCTTTGGCAG GCTGAACCGGGCGCTGCAGCACGAGCAGGGCTTTGCCGACCGCTTCCTTCCTGATGACGAGGCAGCCCGGGCCTTGGGCAGGACGTGCTGGGAGGCCCTGGTGAACCCCTTGGTGCAGAGCATCACCAGCCCAG ACCCCCACGGCGTCAGCCCCCTGGCCTGGCTGCTGAGTGAGTACCTGGAGAGCGCGGAGCCGTCCCGCCGTGCCACGAGCCGTGGTGCTGTCTTTGGTTCCCGTGTGCGGCGCCTGACCCAGCTCCTGGTGCATGTGGACCCCGGCAGCCCAGAGCCAGAGGAAGCAAGAGCAGCTG gtgggaaggaggggaagaacaaGGAGGTGCCGGCCAGGGCTGTGAAGGCGGTGGTGGAGAAGTCAAGCGGCCTGTGGGGCATCTCGCAGTGCTGGCGTGGTGTGGTGCAGCAGCAG GTGCAGCGGTTCCTGGAGGCGGCAGGGCAGGCGCCGGACCTTGTGGAGCGATACTGCGGGCTGTACCAGCGCCTGCGTGGTGCCACAGAGGAGCTCTTTGGGCAGCAGGCTGCCTTTGTGCTGGCCCTGGGCCAGGGCTTCGCTGGGGCTTTGCTTCAGCTCTCCTTCCTTACCACCCTGCAC GTGAGTGAGCAGTTTGCCCGCTACCTTGATGGGCAGATTCAGGAGCTCCATGGGGCTGTGGGCAGCGCAGGGCCgctgcagcggctgcagcagATCCTGGAGCCCTTCATCGTCTTCAGTGGCCTGGAGCTCGCCCACACCTTCGAGCACTTCTACCG GCACTACCTGGGGGACCGGCTCCTGGCGCAAGGGCCGTCTTGGCTGGAAGGAGCCATTGTGGACCAGATCGGGCTGTGCTTCCCCAGCCGCTTCCCCCAAGAGATGCTGAGCAACTTGGCTGAGTCGGAGGAGCTCCAGCAGCAGTTTtacctcttccagctgcaggagcaggacaagCGGCTGCTGGAGCTAGACATGGGCCTGGACGAG GCACTGGGGACGGCTTCGGTGGCGGATGTGCCGGAGGTGAAGGTGCTGGCCTTGGCCCCGCGCTGCTGGCCCGTTTCCCCGTCCTGCTACATGGATGAACCTGGGAGGTTTTTCTCGGCGGCCCTGAGCTCTCCCCTGGATGAGTTTGCCGACTTCTGCAGGCGGA GCCAGAGCCAGCTGGGCTGGGAGTGCACGAAGCCCCGGCGGTTGCAGTGGACGTGGCTGGGCCATGCTGAACTGCAGTTTGGAGACTGCGTCCTCCACGTGTCCACGCTGCAGATGTACATCCTGCTGTGCTTCAACAGCGCTGAG gaggtggctgtggAGGCCCTGCTGCAGGCTACGGGGCTCCCTGCTGACCTGGTGCACCAGGCACTGACACCGCTGACCCACGGCGAGGGCGTCCTGGTGTGGAGCTGCATGTCGGGAG CTCCAGgtgcactgcggctgaaccaggcAGCCCTGGCCCATGCCTCTGGCCGCCACCTGAGGCTGCTGCCCCGGCAGAGGTACCTGCGGGCAGAGAGGGCTGAGCTCAGCGccctggaaaggaagaggaacatCCTCTGCTGCCTCATCACCCGCATCCTCAAGGTGGAGAAGCAGCTTCACATTGACAACCTGGTGTTTAGG GTGATTGATGCCTGTCAGAAGGGTGAGTTGAGTCCAGGGCTGCAGTTCCTGAGCTTCTGCTGCCACAGCGTGGATGTGCTGTCCTGCGTCCTGCACCTGCTGAACCAGGGCTATCTCCGGCGCCAGGAGGAGAGGCCTCATGTCTTGGAATACATCTCTGCTGAGCCCACAACACCCCCTGCCTCCCAggtccagccccaggttgccTTCCAGACTGTAGAGATCAAGACAGCAGCAAGCCCAGCCTCTGCCGAAAGGAGACAGACTTTTTCTACCTTCAGGTAG